The following are encoded in a window of Ferrimicrobium acidiphilum DSM 19497 genomic DNA:
- a CDS encoding biotin carboxylase N-terminal domain-containing protein, whose protein sequence is MFERLLVANRGEIAVRVIRTAREMGITTIAVYSDADRDAMHVRYADEAYNLPGTSARGSYLNTERILEIIERTGTQAVHPGYGFFSENTDFARAIESTGVVFVGPPPEAIEVMGDKISSRIAATAAGVAGVPGTTEVLQSADEIVAFGEQYGWPVAIKAAYGGGGRGMRVVNSAADAAEALASAQREALASFGRDECYLERYLTWPRHVEMQIIGDAHDNLLWLGERDCSCQRRHQKLIEESPAPDFPDEVRVQMGEAAVKVARACGYRNAGTVEFLYQDGQFYFLEMNTRLQVEHPITEAITGLDLVELQLRVAAGEPLPLSQDQIVRTGHAIEIRLNAEDPSGGRFIPSPGPIVRFDRADGPGVRTDAGYEAGDTISQYYDNLIAKLIVWAPDRERAIAKAIRALRETKLEGVTTTIPADLAILEHPDFHAVEHSTKWVEDRLDLSTLTAAPTTGTSESPSVPTEVVAEVNGKRVAVKLYLPEMTQVTPTRPNPTRSEVPTPRSARAQGGKPSAASGSGTVTVPMQGTVVKISVEVGQEVSVGDTVIVLEAMKMENSILAERSGTVSEIRVKPGDTVGTGDVVAVIA, encoded by the coding sequence GTGTTTGAACGGCTACTAGTAGCGAACCGAGGAGAGATTGCGGTTCGTGTGATCCGGACAGCACGAGAGATGGGTATTACCACAATTGCCGTATACTCCGACGCCGACCGAGATGCCATGCATGTCCGTTATGCCGACGAAGCTTACAATCTGCCAGGGACCTCAGCCAGGGGCAGCTATCTCAATACTGAGCGAATCCTCGAGATCATTGAACGAACTGGAACCCAAGCCGTGCACCCAGGTTACGGCTTCTTCAGCGAGAACACAGACTTTGCCCGAGCTATTGAGAGCACCGGAGTAGTCTTTGTTGGCCCACCCCCAGAAGCCATCGAGGTGATGGGCGACAAGATCTCCTCGCGCATCGCGGCAACTGCAGCCGGCGTTGCTGGCGTGCCTGGTACTACTGAGGTGCTGCAAAGTGCCGACGAGATCGTAGCCTTTGGTGAACAGTACGGCTGGCCAGTCGCCATAAAGGCAGCCTATGGCGGAGGGGGACGCGGCATGCGAGTGGTAAATTCAGCCGCCGATGCAGCTGAAGCCCTTGCGTCGGCTCAACGAGAAGCACTTGCATCATTCGGTCGTGATGAGTGTTACCTAGAACGATACCTCACTTGGCCGCGACATGTAGAGATGCAGATCATCGGCGATGCGCACGACAACCTCCTCTGGCTAGGAGAACGAGACTGCTCCTGTCAGCGGCGACATCAAAAACTGATAGAAGAGTCTCCTGCTCCAGATTTTCCCGATGAAGTACGAGTGCAAATGGGCGAGGCTGCCGTCAAAGTCGCCCGAGCGTGTGGCTACCGCAACGCCGGGACAGTCGAGTTTCTCTACCAAGATGGACAGTTCTACTTCTTGGAGATGAACACCCGTCTCCAGGTCGAGCACCCTATCACTGAGGCGATAACCGGTCTTGACCTGGTTGAACTCCAACTTCGTGTCGCTGCAGGCGAACCCCTACCTCTCTCGCAAGATCAGATTGTCCGCACCGGGCATGCAATAGAGATCCGTCTCAATGCCGAAGATCCTTCGGGGGGGCGATTCATACCGTCTCCCGGACCAATCGTGCGCTTCGACCGCGCTGACGGCCCTGGAGTTCGCACAGACGCCGGGTACGAGGCGGGTGACACTATCAGTCAGTATTATGACAACCTGATTGCAAAACTCATCGTATGGGCACCTGATCGCGAGCGTGCCATCGCTAAGGCGATCCGCGCGCTACGAGAGACCAAGCTCGAAGGGGTTACGACAACAATCCCGGCAGATCTCGCCATACTCGAACACCCGGACTTCCACGCCGTTGAACACTCGACCAAATGGGTAGAGGATCGTCTCGACCTGAGTACATTGACAGCCGCGCCAACTACTGGAACAAGTGAGAGCCCAAGCGTCCCAACCGAAGTTGTCGCAGAGGTCAATGGGAAACGAGTCGCGGTCAAACTCTATCTTCCCGAGATGACCCAAGTCACCCCAACCCGCCCAAATCCAACACGTTCAGAAGTACCAACACCTCGATCCGCACGGGCCCAAGGGGGTAAGCCAAGTGCAGCTTCCGGATCAGGAACCGTAACTGTACCAATGCAAGGTACAGTCGTCAAGATCTCAGTCGAGGTAGGTCAAGAGGTCAGCGTTGGCGACACCGTCATCGTATTGGAGGCCATGAAGATGGAGAACTCCATCCTCGCTGAGCGTTCTGGTACAGTAAGCGAGATCAGAGTCAAACCAGGCGACACGGTCGGCACAGGTGACGTCGTCGCGGTCATCGCCTAA
- a CDS encoding M20 family metallopeptidase — protein sequence MPQVDGERRAIRSAAERNYGRAYDLSHRIHANPELAFEEVKAATWLASELEAVGFTTTKGVGGLDTAVLGEAGSGELVVTLCAEYDALPKVGHACGHNIIAASALLGAASLIDLVDELGITLRVIGTPAEEGGGGKIILLEEGVFTGTNVAMMLHPAPMEADRMHVQAARHFLVSFEGKDSHAAAAPQLGVNALDAMTISLTSIGLLRQHILADDRIHGIITKGGDAPNIIPSLVEGEFLTRSATLAELENLAPRVDRCFEAGALATGASCTISDRGPIYSQLVTDEDLAAIYVREATHIGRTFPVDDRPLSASTDMGNISLEVATIHPLVNINSWPAVNHQPGFTEAAKSPEADRAMFEGGMALAMTAVVAATDNEIRQRLIACPCR from the coding sequence ATGCCACAAGTTGATGGAGAACGGAGGGCAATACGGTCAGCGGCAGAGCGAAACTATGGTCGTGCCTACGACCTTTCTCATCGGATTCATGCAAATCCTGAACTCGCTTTTGAAGAGGTCAAGGCCGCTACATGGCTGGCCAGTGAGCTCGAGGCGGTGGGTTTCACGACAACCAAGGGGGTTGGGGGTCTAGATACCGCTGTGCTCGGTGAAGCTGGATCTGGTGAACTAGTGGTCACACTCTGCGCAGAGTACGATGCACTGCCAAAGGTTGGACATGCATGTGGTCACAACATCATCGCCGCAAGTGCCTTGCTCGGTGCAGCGTCGCTCATCGATCTCGTCGATGAGCTTGGCATTACCCTGCGCGTCATCGGAACTCCAGCAGAAGAGGGTGGTGGTGGAAAAATCATCCTGCTTGAGGAGGGAGTCTTCACCGGTACAAACGTCGCAATGATGCTCCATCCAGCCCCAATGGAGGCTGATAGGATGCATGTGCAAGCAGCACGCCACTTCCTCGTCTCATTTGAGGGGAAGGACTCGCATGCAGCCGCGGCGCCACAACTAGGCGTCAACGCGCTCGACGCCATGACGATCTCTCTAACTTCGATTGGGCTCTTGCGTCAACATATTCTTGCTGACGACCGCATCCATGGGATCATAACCAAGGGAGGGGATGCTCCGAACATCATCCCCTCGCTAGTTGAGGGCGAGTTTCTTACCCGCTCCGCAACGCTTGCGGAACTCGAAAATCTCGCACCGCGCGTCGACCGGTGTTTCGAGGCAGGAGCACTAGCAACGGGCGCTAGCTGTACCATCAGTGATCGCGGACCCATCTATTCCCAACTTGTTACCGACGAGGACCTCGCCGCGATCTATGTTCGTGAAGCGACACATATTGGCCGCACCTTTCCTGTCGATGATCGACCATTGTCAGCCTCTACCGACATGGGAAATATCTCACTAGAGGTGGCAACAATTCACCCGCTTGTCAACATCAACTCCTGGCCAGCAGTCAACCATCAACCAGGGTTCACAGAGGCTGCAAAATCGCCAGAGGCAGACCGAGCGATGTTCGAAGGGGGGATGGCGCTCGCTATGACTGCGGTTGTGGCCGCCACCGACAATGAGATTCGACAGCGACTCATCGCCTGCCCCTGCCGATAA
- a CDS encoding nitroreductase family protein, with the protein MEFDRTLRRRRMHRSFTDEPVKIEQVLALCEAAIRAPSAGFTQGTELIVVTDPGRIGNILELITTEGWLRNSPTHSGLLNTQALIFPIVNKPAYLARYGEPDKADTGMAFEDAWPQPYWTVDASFATMQLLLKVVDLGLGATFMGIYHGADRLQDLLALPRGLEPLGIVCIGHPASTLATGSPSRRKRRGPATLIHHEHW; encoded by the coding sequence ATGGAGTTCGATAGGACCCTGCGCCGCAGGCGCATGCATCGTTCGTTCACGGACGAACCTGTCAAAATCGAACAGGTTCTTGCGCTTTGTGAAGCCGCAATTAGGGCACCATCAGCAGGTTTCACCCAGGGTACCGAGCTTATCGTGGTCACGGATCCAGGACGAATAGGCAACATACTCGAACTCATCACAACCGAGGGCTGGCTGCGCAACTCGCCCACCCATAGCGGTCTCCTCAATACGCAAGCGCTCATATTCCCAATTGTCAACAAGCCGGCGTATCTAGCACGTTACGGAGAGCCAGATAAAGCCGATACCGGCATGGCTTTTGAAGATGCCTGGCCACAGCCGTATTGGACGGTGGACGCTAGCTTCGCTACGATGCAACTCCTGCTGAAGGTCGTCGATCTAGGTCTCGGTGCTACCTTCATGGGCATCTACCATGGTGCGGACCGGCTGCAGGATCTGTTGGCTCTGCCTCGTGGCCTCGAACCCTTGGGGATCGTCTGTATTGGACACCCAGCAAGCACGCTGGCAACAGGTTCGCCGAGTCGACGTAAGCGCAGAGGACCAGCCACGCTTATCCACCATGAGCACTGGTAA